A single window of Dehalococcoidia bacterium DNA harbors:
- a CDS encoding PHB depolymerase family esterase, producing MSRAWHFPPALAVFALLASCAVLLGACRDKEGASPIGQAAGPPGLSEGSIASGGRQRTYRLYVPASLDPRRPAPLVVALHGGLGTPAQFAANSSFDAAAEAHAFIVVYPAGVGRTWNGGACCGQAARQSVDDVAFIAALIDHLSARYRIDPNRVFATGHSNGGIMAFRLACELADRVAAVAPVAASLEVDSCSPSRPVAVLAIHGDADLNHPLEGGAGPNSIAGVPFNSLAASMESLRRANGCSATPEVRREGAITTTTWKNCREGGHTEQKVIAGASHAWPGGDPRTAGPGGTPSPVLDATTAIWAFFAEHGR from the coding sequence ATGAGTCGCGCCTGGCACTTCCCTCCCGCGCTGGCGGTCTTCGCCCTCCTGGCCTCCTGCGCGGTCTTGCTCGGCGCCTGTCGCGACAAGGAGGGCGCCTCGCCCATCGGCCAGGCCGCCGGGCCGCCAGGCCTGAGCGAGGGCTCCATTGCGTCGGGTGGCAGGCAACGCACGTACCGCCTCTACGTGCCGGCGTCCCTCGACCCGCGACGGCCCGCCCCCCTTGTCGTCGCGCTGCACGGCGGGCTCGGTACGCCGGCCCAGTTTGCCGCAAACTCCAGCTTCGATGCCGCTGCCGAAGCGCACGCCTTCATCGTCGTCTACCCCGCAGGTGTCGGCCGCACGTGGAATGGAGGCGCCTGCTGCGGGCAGGCCGCGCGCCAGAGTGTCGACGACGTCGCCTTCATCGCAGCCCTCATCGACCACCTCTCGGCGCGATACAGGATCGACCCCAACCGCGTCTTCGCGACCGGACACTCGAACGGGGGCATAATGGCTTTTCGCCTCGCCTGCGAGCTCGCCGACAGGGTTGCGGCTGTAGCGCCGGTCGCCGCCTCCCTCGAAGTCGACTCCTGTTCCCCGTCCCGGCCCGTCGCAGTGTTGGCAATCCACGGCGACGCGGACCTGAACCATCCCCTCGAGGGCGGGGCCGGCCCGAACTCCATCGCGGGCGTGCCGTTCAACTCGCTCGCCGCCTCCATGGAGTCGCTACGTCGCGCGAACGGGTGCTCCGCAACGCCGGAAGTGCGCCGGGAGGGGGCCATCACGACCACCACCTGGAAGAATTGCCGCGAAGGCGGACATACGGAGCAGAAGGTCATCGCCGGGGCCTCGCACGCCTGGCCGGGCGGCGATCCGAGGACCGCCGGGCCGGGCGGCACACCGAGTCCTGTCCTGGACGCCACCACGGCAATCTGGGCCTTCTTCGCTGAGCACGGACGTTAG
- a CDS encoding 4a-hydroxytetrahydrobiopterin dehydratase, producing the protein MSEAGSAAGAGLVGRHCVACEKGTPPLTEAEAALYLPQVPGWELREGKSLRRRFRFADFRRAMDFVNQVAAAAEEEGHHPDIYISYDRVRIDLTTHAIGGLSENDFIMAAKIDAIAAGDG; encoded by the coding sequence ATGTCTGAAGCGGGCTCCGCCGCGGGCGCCGGCCTCGTAGGCCGACATTGCGTGGCCTGCGAGAAGGGCACGCCGCCCCTGACTGAAGCCGAAGCCGCCCTCTACCTGCCGCAGGTCCCGGGCTGGGAGCTGCGTGAGGGCAAGTCGCTGCGGCGGCGCTTCCGCTTCGCGGACTTCAGGAGGGCCATGGACTTCGTGAACCAGGTCGCGGCCGCGGCCGAAGAAGAGGGCCACCACCCTGATATCTACATCTCCTATGACCGCGTGCGCATCGACCTCACCACGCACGCCATCGGCGGCCTTTCGGAAAACGACTTCATCATGGCGGCGAAGATCGACGCTATCGCCGCTGGAGACGGGTGA